In a genomic window of Helianthus annuus cultivar XRQ/B chromosome 10, HanXRQr2.0-SUNRISE, whole genome shotgun sequence:
- the LOC110881047 gene encoding protein arginine N-methyltransferase PRMT10-like yields the protein MVEYARELIKANNLQDIIEVIDGSIKDITLPEKVDVIISERLKPTGVMYPSHAHMWLAPIRTEIADQKLDDYEGCMNDWHGRILRSREWSLSFEKSSVNCFDFNIC from the exons ATGGTTGAATATGCACGCGAGCTCATTAAAGCAAATAACCTTCAAGACATTATTGAAGTAATCGACGGTTCAATCAAAGATATAACCTTACCCGAAAAAG TTGATGTCATCATCTCTGAGCGGCTGAAACCAACTGGTGTCAT GTATCCCAGCCATGCTCACATGTGGTTAGCACCGATCAGAACCGAAATAGCCGATCAAAAACTGGACGATTACGAAGGATGTATGAACGATTGGCACG GTAGAATTCTTCGAAGCCGGGAGTGGAGCTTGAGTTTTGAGAAGAGCAGCGTGAACTGCTTTGATTTTAATATCTGCTGa